A genomic stretch from Alloyangia pacifica includes:
- a CDS encoding UvrD-helicase domain-containing protein produces the protein MELDVWISMKLVSRPLPAFLFDPFRKHPRALVLQDDTIAASGGTHARIHLSEIAASPVVRRGRVSARLTLDLGNQSCVLLPGVQEAPARAFAQAVETAWSGYNLAQFSREDDAIAALLTAVEGLKAPASYPAACLVDPVASQAADLDARVLKKLNPAAIGEETMARLAPIMELARNPEQLRDAAIAAFVDRQLADWKEFFDTVESMPLTPAQRLSVVVDEDATLVLAGAGSGKTSVITAKAAYLVKAGIRQPHELLLLAFAKDAATEMSERIEARCGVPIMARTFHALAYEIIGTVEGEKPPLASTATDDKAFLQLIKDILRDIVSRMADIAGTVVGWFAGFFEDIPNAWDYDSAHKWYSEVESRNLRSLKGDTVASFEELMIANWLYLNGIAYEYEPTYEHKLTGTGRRAYTPDFRLTESGVYLEHFGVRKTTRKDGTEELTTAPFIDRDAYLESMAWKRQVHAEHGTTLIETYSWENEEGRLLEALAEKVAPHVTLRPRPALEIYDSVTSLGVVDGFTSLIATFLRHFKNGGYRLDDCETKATTLKMGKRGAAFLKIFGAVYREYQDRLGERIDFEDMVNRATALVESGRYDSPFRHILVDEFQDISTGRARLIQALKNQHPEARIFAVGDDWQSIYRFAGSDIHIMRNFGREFGGVFAGHTGVHRTVDLGRTFRSVDKIALAARRFVLCNPAQITKTVVPAGEAEHPAIRIAWTRRETGDQVLDDTLKALKAEPAPPGRKATVLLLGRYRFIEPDMRSLRRRHPNLTITFKTIHASKGLEADHVVLLGADRARMGFPSMIVDDPLLALVSPEAEPFANAEERRVMYVAMTRARRTVTILASEARPSAFVTELLKDPAYDVASPREAQERTHTCEQCGGRLLFMPGGDGPGWYRCEHIKHCGNRMPACPACGTGLPVRKEPQGEKICAECGAVQEPCPKCTDGWLVERRGRYGAFLGCVRFPDCAGKSKLGR, from the coding sequence ATGGAACTCGACGTCTGGATTTCGATGAAACTTGTATCGCGCCCACTGCCCGCCTTCCTGTTCGACCCCTTCCGCAAGCACCCGCGAGCGCTGGTACTTCAGGACGACACCATTGCGGCGTCCGGCGGCACGCATGCCAGGATCCACCTCTCGGAGATCGCGGCAAGTCCCGTGGTGCGGCGTGGCCGTGTCTCCGCCCGCCTCACCCTGGATCTCGGCAACCAGTCCTGCGTCCTGCTGCCCGGGGTCCAGGAGGCACCCGCCAGAGCATTCGCGCAAGCTGTCGAGACAGCCTGGTCAGGCTACAATCTTGCCCAGTTTTCTAGGGAAGACGACGCGATTGCGGCCCTGCTGACGGCGGTTGAGGGATTGAAGGCACCGGCGAGCTATCCCGCCGCCTGCCTGGTAGACCCGGTCGCAAGCCAGGCCGCCGACCTCGACGCTCGCGTTCTGAAGAAGCTCAACCCAGCAGCCATAGGTGAGGAAACGATGGCGCGGCTGGCTCCGATCATGGAGCTCGCGCGCAATCCAGAGCAACTCCGCGATGCGGCGATCGCCGCCTTCGTCGATCGGCAGCTGGCGGACTGGAAAGAGTTCTTCGATACCGTCGAGTCCATGCCACTGACGCCGGCGCAGCGGCTGTCCGTCGTGGTCGATGAGGATGCGACGCTGGTCCTCGCCGGCGCAGGCTCGGGCAAGACCTCGGTCATCACCGCCAAGGCCGCCTATCTGGTGAAGGCCGGTATCCGGCAGCCGCATGAGCTTCTGCTTCTGGCCTTTGCCAAGGATGCCGCCACCGAGATGTCCGAGCGCATTGAGGCGCGGTGCGGCGTGCCGATCATGGCGCGCACCTTTCACGCCCTGGCCTATGAGATCATCGGCACGGTCGAAGGCGAAAAGCCGCCCCTCGCATCGACGGCCACCGACGACAAGGCCTTCCTCCAGTTGATCAAGGACATCCTGCGCGACATCGTGAGCCGGATGGCCGACATCGCCGGAACCGTGGTAGGTTGGTTCGCCGGCTTCTTCGAAGATATCCCCAACGCATGGGACTACGACTCTGCCCACAAGTGGTATTCCGAGGTTGAAAGCCGGAACCTGCGAAGCCTGAAGGGCGACACCGTCGCCAGCTTCGAGGAGCTGATGATCGCCAACTGGCTGTACCTGAACGGTATCGCCTACGAATACGAGCCGACCTACGAGCACAAGCTGACCGGGACCGGCAGGCGCGCCTACACACCGGACTTCCGGCTCACCGAGAGCGGCGTCTATCTCGAGCATTTCGGCGTCCGCAAGACGACGCGGAAGGACGGTACAGAGGAGCTGACGACCGCCCCCTTCATCGATCGCGACGCCTACCTGGAGAGCATGGCGTGGAAACGCCAGGTCCATGCCGAACACGGCACGACCCTGATCGAAACCTATAGCTGGGAGAACGAGGAAGGTCGCCTGCTCGAAGCGCTGGCAGAGAAGGTCGCGCCGCATGTCACGCTCCGCCCGCGCCCTGCCCTCGAGATCTACGACAGCGTGACATCCCTTGGTGTCGTCGACGGCTTCACGTCACTGATCGCGACCTTCCTGCGGCACTTCAAGAATGGTGGGTATCGCCTGGATGATTGCGAAACGAAGGCCACGACCCTGAAGATGGGCAAACGCGGCGCGGCCTTTCTCAAGATCTTCGGGGCGGTGTACCGCGAATATCAGGACAGGCTGGGCGAGCGCATCGATTTCGAGGACATGGTGAACCGCGCGACCGCGCTGGTGGAAAGCGGGCGCTACGACAGCCCATTCCGCCATATTCTTGTCGACGAATTCCAGGACATCTCGACCGGCCGGGCGCGGCTGATCCAGGCGCTCAAGAACCAGCATCCGGAGGCGAGGATATTTGCGGTCGGCGACGACTGGCAGTCCATCTACCGGTTCGCTGGATCCGACATCCACATCATGCGCAACTTCGGTCGCGAGTTCGGCGGCGTCTTCGCGGGCCACACCGGTGTCCACCGCACGGTCGACCTCGGACGGACGTTTCGGTCGGTCGACAAAATCGCCTTGGCTGCCCGGCGCTTCGTGCTGTGCAACCCGGCGCAGATCACCAAGACGGTTGTTCCTGCTGGCGAAGCAGAGCATCCCGCGATCCGGATTGCCTGGACCCGGCGCGAGACCGGCGATCAGGTGCTGGACGACACCCTGAAAGCTCTGAAGGCAGAGCCTGCTCCTCCCGGTCGCAAGGCCACGGTGCTCTTGCTGGGCCGGTATCGCTTTATCGAGCCCGACATGCGCAGCCTCCGTCGACGGCATCCGAACCTGACAATCACCTTCAAGACCATCCATGCCTCAAAGGGCCTGGAGGCCGACCACGTTGTCCTGCTCGGCGCCGATCGCGCACGCATGGGCTTTCCATCGATGATCGTCGACGACCCGCTTCTCGCCCTTGTCTCGCCCGAAGCGGAACCCTTTGCCAACGCGGAAGAGCGCCGCGTGATGTATGTCGCCATGACCCGGGCACGACGAACGGTGACGATCCTGGCGTCCGAGGCCCGCCCTTCAGCTTTCGTCACGGAGTTGCTGAAAGATCCCGCCTATGACGTAGCCAGCCCACGCGAAGCCCAGGAGCGCACCCATACATGCGAGCAATGTGGTGGGCGCCTGCTGTTCATGCCCGGCGGCGACGGCCCAGGCTGGTACCGTTGCGAGCACATCAAGCACTGCGGCAATCGCATGCCCGCCTGTCCCGCTTGCGGCACCGGGCTTCCGGTTCGCAAGGAACCGCAAGGCGAGAAGATTTGCGCGGAGTGTGGAGCCGTCCAGGAGCCGTGTCCGAAATGCACCGACGGCTGGCTCGTGGAACGGAGGGGAAGATACGGGGCTTTCCTGGGCTGCGTACGTTTCCCTGATTGCGCAGGAAAGTCGAAGTTAGGTCGTTAA
- a CDS encoding IS5 family transposase, with translation MSKPKPKPKPARYRTTNWSAYNAALTKRGSLLIWLDKEMAWHAPHEGRPGRPPVFSDAAIQFCLSIKVLLKLPLRQTAGMVASLLRLAGLDWPVPDFSTLCRRQKTLKVQIPYRRAGGPLNLLVDSTGIKFLGDGEWQARKHGLQGRRQWRKVHLAMDTATSDIRAVEFTPSREGDSPVLPDLLDQIPDDEDIGTVTADGAYDTRRCHSAIIAHGGTAIIPIRKNGWPWKGDCPASRARNETLRATRHYSRAFWKRWTGYHIRSRAEARMRCLKAFGERIAARDPDRQTAEIHIRVALMNRFNALGTAEIVRVT, from the coding sequence ATGAGCAAGCCCAAGCCCAAGCCCAAGCCCGCCCGCTACCGCACGACGAACTGGTCCGCCTACAACGCTGCGCTGACGAAGCGCGGGTCTCTGCTGATCTGGCTGGACAAGGAGATGGCTTGGCACGCGCCGCATGAGGGCCGCCCCGGACGCCCGCCAGTCTTCTCGGATGCGGCGATCCAGTTCTGCCTGTCGATCAAGGTGCTATTGAAGCTGCCGCTCAGGCAGACTGCCGGGATGGTCGCAAGCCTCCTGCGCCTCGCCGGGCTGGACTGGCCCGTTCCAGACTTCTCCACGCTGTGCCGCCGGCAGAAGACTCTTAAGGTGCAGATCCCCTATCGCCGTGCCGGCGGGCCGCTGAACCTGCTGGTGGACAGCACCGGCATCAAGTTCCTCGGCGATGGCGAATGGCAGGCCCGGAAGCACGGTTTGCAAGGCCGTCGCCAATGGCGCAAGGTCCATCTGGCCATGGACACCGCCACTTCCGACATCCGCGCGGTCGAGTTTACCCCCAGCCGGGAAGGCGACAGCCCCGTCCTGCCAGACCTGCTGGACCAGATCCCGGACGACGAAGACATCGGCACCGTGACCGCAGACGGCGCCTACGACACCCGCCGCTGCCATAGCGCCATCATCGCACACGGTGGCACTGCGATCATCCCGATCCGCAAGAACGGTTGGCCATGGAAAGGCGACTGCCCAGCTTCCCGGGCGCGCAACGAAACCCTGCGCGCCACACGTCACTATAGCAGGGCGTTCTGGAAGCGGTGGACCGGATACCATATCCGCAGCCGCGCCGAGGCCAGGATGCGATGCCTGAAGGCCTTCGGCGAGCGCATCGCCGCCAGAGACCCCGACCGCCAGACTGCCGAAATCCACATCCGCGTCGCCCTCATGAACCGCTTCAACGCCCTCGGCACAGCCGAGATCGTCCGCGTGACCTGA